In one Lycorma delicatula isolate Av1 chromosome 5, ASM4794821v1, whole genome shotgun sequence genomic region, the following are encoded:
- the Smug gene encoding single-strand-selective monofunctional uracil-DNA glycosylase — protein MSVDYSVQSKYFSSDLEENLNPDFTNSFSQKILEIEKKLVLKLTSENIEVKLNPPVEYIYNPLEYAFEVHSNFVNKFCNEKKQLLFLGMNPGPWGMMQTGVPFGDINTVKNWLKLSGNITEPHRQHPNKRVKGFDCKRVEVSGKRFWSLAQHLSNNNPNTFFSNSFLHNYFPLVLLSSTGKNITPADLKSSDQKLIQNICNESLLEILAHLQVKYVIAIGRFAERRVVSLLKNKNVTDIKVVYISHPSPRNPASNKDWLHITLQHLNNFDLIKYFT, from the exons ATGAGTGTTGATTACTCTGTgcagtcaaaatatttttcttctgatttGGAAGAgaatttaaatcctgattttacaaattctttttcccagaaaattttggaaattgaaaaaaagctGGTATTAAAATTAACTTCGGAAAACATTGAAGTTAAATTGAACCCTCCTGTTGAGTATATTTATAATCCTTTAGAATATGCATTTGAAGTACactcaaattttgttaataaattttgcaatgaaaaaaaacaattgcttTTTTTGGGAATGAATCCAGGACCTTGGGGAATGATGCAAACTGGG GTACCATTCGGTGATATCAATACAGtgaaaaattggttaaaattatCTGGTAACATAACAGAACCTCATAGACAACATCCTAATAAGAGAGTTAAAGGATTTGATTGTAAACGTGTTGAAGTTAGTGGTAAACGATTTTGGTCTCTTGCTCAACACTTAAGTAACAATAATCCAAACACATTTTTCAGTAATTCCTTTCTGCATAATTACTTTCCTCTTGTATTGTTATCATcaactggaaaaaatattactcCAGCTGACTtgaag tcaagtgatcaaaaattaattcagaatatatgtAATGAGAGTTTGCTAGAAATATTAGCACACTTGCAAGTTAAATATGTAATTGCTATTGGAAGATTTGCTGAAAGAAGAGTAGTatctctattaaaaaataaaaatgttacagataTAAAG GTGGTTTACATTTCACATCCAAGTCCTCGTAATCCGGCCAGTAATAAAGATTGGTTACATATAACATTacagcatttaaataattttgatttaataaaatattttacataa